CCTGCATCGGCGTGATATCGAACGCCGAGATCCCGGCGACGAGCGATTCCATCCCGAGCAGCGGCGGAAGCACGAGCGCGAAGAACCAGACGTAGACGCCGTAGGTAACGATCTGAAAGAGGCTGTTGAACGCGACGAGCCCCGTCACGTACTCCGTCGAACCCTCAGCCAACTCGTTCCAGACGAGCACCATCGCGATACAGCGCGCCATCCCGATGAACACGAGGCCGAGGAAGTACTCCGGGCGCGCCGGGAGGCCGGGGACGAGGCCGCCGAAGAAGACGACCGCGAGCCCGAACATCAGCGTCGGCCCGATGAGCCAGTTTTGGAGCAGGCTCAGCCCCAGCACCCGCCAGTTGCGGAAGACTGTCGGCAGGCGGGAGTAGTCCGCCTTCGCCAGCGGCGGGTACATCATCAGGACGAGACCGATCTCGACGAGATGGAAATCCTGAATCGGTGCGGTCACAGACGGGGCGACGAATCCGATTCCGACGCCGATGGCCATCGCGCCGAAGATCCAGACGGTGAGGTACTTATCGAGGACGTCCATCGACCGCGGATCGCCGCAGGCCTCGCAGTCGCAGTTCGGCCCGTGCTCGTGCGCGCCGCCGCTCATTCGCAGTCACATCCGCTCGTCGTCTCCGACACGTCTCCGCCAGCGTTCGGCGTGTCCGCCACGTCGCCGCGTGGGGTTGGCGGGACCGCATCGACCCCGTCGAGTACGGTCACCAGTGCGACGGCGACGGTGGTGGCGCGGTACTTCCGCCACCGACCGTCCCTGCGGCGGGTCACAACGCCCGCCTCGGTCAGCGCCGAGAGCGCGTGACTGATCGCGCTCTCGCTCCTGTCGACCACGGCGTTCAGCTCGCAGACGCACAGCTCCCCCTCGGCGGCGACGAGTAGTCGAACGAGCTTGTACCGCGTCTCGTTCGAGAGCGCCGCGAGGACGTCGAGGTCGTGGTCGATCCGATCCGTCGAGAGGACCGACTCCAGCGCGTC
This DNA window, taken from Halobellus sp. LT62, encodes the following:
- the arsB gene encoding ACR3 family arsenite efflux transporter, with the protein product MSGGAHEHGPNCDCEACGDPRSMDVLDKYLTVWIFGAMAIGVGIGFVAPSVTAPIQDFHLVEIGLVLMMYPPLAKADYSRLPTVFRNWRVLGLSLLQNWLIGPTLMFGLAVVFFGGLVPGLPARPEYFLGLVFIGMARCIAMVLVWNELAEGSTEYVTGLVAFNSLFQIVTYGVYVWFFALVLPPLLGMESLVAGISAFDITPMQVFEAIVIFLGIPFAGGFLTRYVGTRTKGEEWYDETLIPKIGPLTLVALLFTVIVMFATQGGAIVASPADVLLIAVPLTIYFVVMFLVSFGMGREIGADYSTTTAIGFTAASNNFELAIAVAVAVFGVGSGVAFATVVGPLIEVPVLLALVNVALYFQRRFDWRGFETGSLDSTAPDVSPKND